Sequence from the Nitrososphaerota archaeon genome:
TATATACAGTGTATCATTGAATTTAGCATTTTGTTTCAGATCTACATTTTGTAACTTACCACATGTTTTTACAAATTCTCTATAACTATTTTCTTTGATTCTAATTCTTAGATTACTTCTTATAGTTAGAGAAATAATTCCTGACTTGTATACTTGGAAATCAGTTCTAGAATAGGATAAAGAATTTCTCTGAATAAAGTTAGTTAGTAGTTCAATAATATCATCAATAATCAGATCTAAATACTTATCTTCATTTTGTGAGAACATTGTAACTTGGTTTCTTACATTCTCATCACATGGAATATTGAAATGAAATGGAAATCCTTTTCTTTTCAGACTATATATAAGACAATTTTCGTATACAGTATTATCTAGATAATCTAGAAGATTTTGAAGGTTAGTGATTATCTTATCTTTAATTACATCAATCAACTCCAAAATAAGCTCAGCTAAATACTTATCAATGAACGACACTATGAAAGATTGATATAACGTATATGATGGATTAGTTACTATTATCTCAGTAAATCTTAGAATATTTGTTTTATGTCTACTGAAAATCTTATCCACTATTTCATTATCTATTTCCAAATTAACCACCTCACAATAATCAGTTATTTCCATCTCCTCCTCCTTTTTTCTAAAATGAAATTACATAGAGAAATGAAATTAAGATGTATGTACCTAGTTATTTGATAAGAATATGTCCATCAGAACGATATGTTGCTATAGTTAATTCACTCTTCTTCTTATTATATTCTAATCTTATGTTAGTTGTCTTTTCTTCTAGAGAAACAATATTTCCAAAGTTCATTAGTTTTGTAAAGAAGAGAAAAGTAGAAGTTTTGAAATTGCTAGTAGCATAACCATCAAGTACAAAATAATTACTGTTCTCACTAATTACATTAGTTATCTACAATGACAGAATAATTTCCACCTCTCAGACTATAGTATATTGAAAATACTTTGTTTACTCTTTGTTGAGCAATAGTTGTTGATAAATCTTTATACCCTTTGTAGTTTGCTATAGCTAATCTAATATCTCTATTTGCCTTTTTCAGATGATATTTTAATAGAACTGCAGATAGTTCTAAATTAATTTCTGGATCATATATCTGTAATGGAATTTGACCAAGACCATGGTATCTTTTAGTTGGAGATATTGCACCTGGATTAAATGAACTTTCAGTGTAGATTAATGAAATAAATAGTAATGGATCTATGTTATGTTTTTTTGCGACTATGTAAGCTTTCTTGAACAGTTCTTTTCTCTTTTCGTTAGTAATATCGTCGAACAATTTTGGTACTATTATTTGGTTAGTAGTTATAGATGTCTTTTCTATTTTTATATTACTATTATTGTTCTGGTTATTAACTTTGTCATCTTCACTATAATTCAAATTAGAGTTTTTTTGTATTAGTTGAACTGAAACTAGTGTATCTAATAAACTCTTATTTTCATTTTCTAGATTCTTTATTCTATTATTTAGATAGATACTATAAATTAATAATACAACAATAATTACCATTCTAATCATAATAATATACCTCCTTATGAATTCTTACAAATAAAAATAGAAAAATGTAAATATTTTGTTAAGGTTAATTTACTGTATAGGATTAATCAAGAGAAATGTAAAAAGAAATAAAAGTTGCCTCTGTAGACTTTGGTATCCACAGAGGCAAAGTAAAAATAGTTAGTTATATATTATTATGGAGTCCAGTTAGTTGGAGCTTGGTTTACATAGTCTATTTCTACTACACCAAATGCTTCAGGCCTAATTGTAGCTCTCGCATATCTTGACATAAGTGTTAAACGTGGTAGGGTCATGTTCGGATATGCATGTACAACTGCTGGTATGTATGGAGCATAAATCATAGAAATTTGCATTTGGTTTTGTGGATAGAATAATACAAATATCTTTCCTTTTGGTACAACTGGAGATACAACTACTTTGTACTTAGATCCTGCGATTGCACCTTCTTTCCAACCAATTTGACCATTTTCAAATGTTAATCCATCATAAGTATATGTGAAGTCATCTA
This genomic interval carries:
- a CDS encoding lytic transglycosylase domain-containing protein yields the protein MIRMVIIVVLLIYSIYLNNRIKNLENENKSLLDTLVSVQLIQKNSNLNYSEDDKVNNQNNNSNIKIEKTSITTNQIIVPKLFDDITNEKRKELFKKAYIVAKKHNIDPLLFISLIYTESSFNPGAISPTKRYHGLGQIPLQIYDPEINLELSAVLLKYHLKKANRDIRLAIANYKGYKDLSTTIAQQRVNKVFSIYYSLRGGNYSVIVDN